The following proteins are encoded in a genomic region of Streptomyces collinus Tu 365:
- a CDS encoding acyl-CoA dehydrogenase family protein, producing the protein MSTAPTAPAPVTGAAGRGRAPLVLAPLVEEAAEVTAAHARRTDTEAVFPLEALDSLRRTRLLGLLVPSADGGLGGRLGDMLTATRRLGREDMSLAMVFAMHCQQVAALAQHANGTLRGELLPRIGAGEVYLASVTTEAGKGGALLSATAPLQQREGDLLLDRFAPIVTGGAHADGFLVTMRSPHSDSEHDVSLVYADRSQLEVACAGGWDPHGMRASHSGALHLRGSVPGHQVVGEHGRFRDIVTHTFGPLAHLGWSAAWLGTAEGALARTVAMLRSGRTRGGALLDSELLLTRLARVRHRLEAVAALLARTLDAVLHEDVSRPRVQLLVNGLKVTASEQCHAAVQELVDAVGLRHGYLRDSPLALERALRDLRSASLNFSNDRLLLADGRLTLLDPEVRLA; encoded by the coding sequence GTGAGCACCGCCCCCACCGCGCCCGCCCCGGTCACCGGCGCGGCCGGCCGGGGCCGGGCCCCCCTCGTCCTCGCGCCCCTGGTCGAGGAGGCGGCCGAGGTCACCGCGGCCCACGCGCGGCGCACCGACACCGAAGCCGTGTTCCCCCTCGAGGCGCTCGACTCACTGCGCCGCACCCGGCTGCTCGGCCTGCTCGTGCCGAGCGCCGACGGCGGACTCGGCGGCCGGCTGGGCGACATGCTCACCGCCACCCGGCGCCTGGGCCGCGAGGACATGTCGCTCGCCATGGTCTTCGCGATGCACTGCCAGCAGGTGGCCGCCCTGGCCCAGCACGCGAACGGCACGCTGCGCGGGGAACTCCTGCCCCGGATCGGGGCGGGCGAGGTGTATCTGGCGTCGGTCACCACCGAAGCCGGCAAGGGCGGTGCGCTCCTCAGCGCCACCGCGCCCCTCCAACAGCGCGAGGGCGACCTGCTCCTCGACCGCTTCGCGCCGATCGTCACCGGCGGTGCCCACGCGGACGGCTTCCTCGTCACCATGCGCAGCCCCCACTCCGACAGCGAGCACGACGTCTCGCTGGTGTACGCCGACCGCAGCCAGCTCGAGGTGGCCTGTGCCGGCGGCTGGGACCCGCACGGCATGCGGGCCAGCCACAGCGGCGCGCTCCACCTGCGCGGCAGCGTTCCCGGCCACCAGGTCGTCGGGGAGCACGGCCGTTTCCGTGACATCGTCACGCACACCTTCGGCCCGCTCGCCCACCTCGGCTGGAGCGCCGCCTGGCTGGGCACGGCCGAGGGCGCACTGGCCCGCACCGTCGCCATGCTGCGCTCCGGCCGCACCCGCGGCGGCGCCCTGCTCGACTCCGAGCTGCTGCTCACCCGGCTCGCCCGGGTACGCCACCGTCTGGAGGCCGTCGCCGCGCTGCTGGCCCGCACCCTGGACGCGGTCCTGCACGAGGACGTCTCCCGGCCCCGCGTGCAGCTCCTGGTCAACGGTCTGAAGGTGACCGCCTCCGAGCAGTGCCACGCGGCGGTGCAGGAACTGGTGGACGCGGTCGGGCTGCGCCACGGCTACCTGCGGGACTCACCCCTCGCGCTGGAGCGCGCCCTGCGGGATCTGCGCTCGGCGAGCCTGAACTTCAGCAACGACCGGCTGCTGCTGGCCGACGGCAGGCTCACCCTCCTGGATCCGGAGGTGCGTCTTGCCTGA
- a CDS encoding phosphopantetheine-binding protein, with the protein MDAMFQNVLRDHLPRLLQQPLTDDTRLRDAGLDSMKSVDLLFAIEDELGVSLPDDDLNEETFATAGSLWRAVDAARTAEAVA; encoded by the coding sequence ATGGACGCCATGTTCCAGAACGTGCTCCGCGACCACCTGCCCCGCCTGCTGCAGCAGCCGCTCACCGACGACACCCGGCTGCGCGATGCGGGACTGGACTCCATGAAGTCGGTCGACCTGCTGTTCGCCATCGAGGACGAGCTGGGCGTCTCGCTGCCCGACGACGACCTCAACGAGGAGACCTTCGCGACCGCCGGCTCGCTGTGGCGGGCCGTGGACGCCGCGCGCACCGCCGAGGCGGTCGCGTGA